In a genomic window of Pseudomonas putida:
- a CDS encoding MBL fold metallo-hydrolase, with translation MTDDTPTSAGAPISYPFATPPLPGVPEQIAPGVQWLRLPLPVSLGAINVWLLADGAGTALVDTGIQDDQTVALWHALLEGVLSEAPLTRVIATHLHPDHVGMAGWLTRQTATRLWMTRLEYLQCRMLTSDSTRPAPEETMAFYRRAGWDEQTLERFRQRFGGFGRMISPLPDSYRRIRDGERLNIGGHFWEVVVGSGHSPEHACLYDADRKLLISGDQVLPRISSNVSVQPSEPDADPLQDWLESLATLRRCVPDDVLVLPSHNKPFRGLHVRIEQLLADAHGALDRLRGGLGEPRRVIDLFRLLFSTAVRSDDPTRFTLATGETLACLNHLLLRGEVSVELDDQGVAWYRSIAPR, from the coding sequence ATGACCGACGACACACCGACCAGCGCGGGCGCGCCGATCAGCTACCCCTTCGCCACGCCGCCCTTGCCTGGCGTACCCGAGCAGATAGCGCCGGGCGTACAGTGGCTGCGGCTGCCGCTGCCGGTATCCCTGGGCGCCATCAACGTCTGGCTCCTGGCCGATGGGGCGGGCACCGCGCTGGTCGATACCGGTATTCAGGACGATCAAACGGTCGCCCTTTGGCACGCGTTACTCGAAGGCGTGCTTAGCGAGGCTCCTCTGACCCGGGTGATCGCCACCCATCTTCATCCGGACCATGTGGGAATGGCCGGCTGGCTGACACGACAGACCGCCACTCGCTTGTGGATGACGCGCCTGGAGTACCTGCAATGCCGAATGCTGACCAGCGACAGCACCCGCCCGGCACCTGAAGAAACCATGGCGTTCTACCGTCGCGCCGGTTGGGACGAGCAGACCCTGGAGCGTTTTCGCCAACGCTTCGGCGGTTTCGGCCGGATGATTTCACCCTTACCCGACAGCTACCGACGTATTCGCGACGGTGAGCGGCTGAACATCGGCGGGCATTTCTGGGAAGTGGTGGTGGGCTCCGGTCATTCACCGGAACACGCTTGCCTGTACGACGCAGACCGCAAGCTGCTGATATCCGGCGACCAGGTTCTGCCGCGTATCTCGTCCAACGTTTCGGTGCAACCGAGCGAGCCGGACGCCGACCCGTTGCAAGACTGGCTTGAATCCCTGGCAACGCTGCGTCGTTGCGTGCCAGATGATGTGTTGGTTTTGCCATCGCACAACAAACCTTTCCGTGGCCTGCATGTGCGGATCGAGCAACTGCTGGCGGATGCCCATGGCGCACTGGATCGACTGCGCGGGGGGTTGGGCGAGCCCAGACGCGTGATCGATCTGTTCAGACTGCTGTTCAGCACCGCCGTACGCAGCGACGACCCCACCCGCTTCACCCTGGCGACCGGCGAGACCCTGGCCTGCCTCAATCACTTGTTGTTGCGTGGTGAGGTCAGCGTCGAACTGGATGATCAAGGTGTGGCCTGGTACCGCAGCATCGCCCCGCGGTAA
- a CDS encoding efflux RND transporter permease subunit: protein MGSHNASDNLQSISNIADFNHQSGSRLERLIFNHRLLVILLCGIVSIILGWDSSRLTLNAAFEKTIPLNQPYIRNFLENRDELKGLGNAVRVVVENRSGDIFDPAYLQALKHINDELFLTPGVDRANVKSLWMPVVRWNEVTEEGFAGGPVMPDNYTGSQASIDALRQNIGRAQLLGNLVGTDFRSSMIFVPLLDKDNNTGQPLDYWELSKRLESIRAQFSGTQGSADLDIRIVGFSKVVGDLLDGLQQMILYFAVAAVIAALIIFAWTRCVRSTALVLGCSCIAVLWQLGLIARLGFELDPYSILVPFLVFAIGVSHGAQKMNGIMQDVARGTHRLVAARYTFRRLFLAGVTALVADAVGFGVLMLIDIPVIQDLAITASIGVALLVFTNLILLPVMLSYTGVSPNAAARSLRKEQRETTGIWRLLERFTERRWATALLLGSALLTVAGFVVSTHLKIGDLDAGASELRPNSRYNLDNAYINSKYSLSSDQFAVIVKTKAEGCLEYQTLVDADRLGWVLQQVPGVQSTVSLADAVRKITAGSYEGSPKWMSISPNQDVLNYAARTASTSNPELFNNDCSVMPVVAYLSDHKAQTLDQVVQAAQAFATAHSTPDRQFLLAAGSAGIEAATNIVVKKANLTMLMYVYAAVIVLCFITFRSWRAVVVAVVPLVITSILCEALMVLLGMGVKVATLPVIALGVGIGVDYALYLLSIQLARQRAGDTLAQAYRHALRFTGKVVALVGVTLAAGVITWAFSPIKFQADMGILLTFMFLWNMLGALALIPALSHFLLRDVHVTGSPVVMPATTQTSVGNPSKARTVQSVQADPNPV from the coding sequence ATGGGTAGCCACAACGCCAGCGACAACCTGCAGTCCATCAGCAACATTGCTGATTTCAATCATCAGTCGGGCAGTCGTCTGGAACGGTTGATCTTCAACCATCGCCTGCTGGTCATCCTGCTGTGCGGCATCGTCTCGATCATTCTCGGCTGGGATTCGTCGCGCCTGACGCTCAATGCCGCATTCGAGAAAACCATTCCGCTGAATCAGCCGTACATCCGTAACTTTCTGGAGAACCGCGACGAACTCAAGGGCCTGGGCAATGCCGTGCGCGTGGTGGTGGAAAACCGCTCTGGCGATATTTTTGACCCCGCGTATCTACAGGCGCTCAAGCACATCAACGATGAGCTGTTCCTGACGCCGGGCGTCGACCGGGCCAACGTCAAGTCGTTGTGGATGCCAGTGGTGCGCTGGAACGAGGTGACCGAAGAGGGCTTCGCCGGTGGTCCGGTGATGCCCGACAATTACACCGGCTCCCAGGCCAGCATCGATGCCTTGCGCCAGAACATCGGCCGGGCGCAGTTGCTGGGTAATCTGGTGGGCACCGATTTCCGTTCCAGCATGATTTTCGTGCCGCTGCTGGACAAGGACAACAACACCGGTCAGCCGCTGGATTACTGGGAATTGTCCAAGCGCCTGGAAAGTATCCGCGCGCAGTTCTCCGGCACCCAGGGCAGCGCCGACCTGGACATTCGCATTGTCGGATTCTCCAAGGTCGTAGGCGATCTGCTCGATGGCTTGCAGCAGATGATCCTGTACTTCGCCGTGGCGGCGGTGATCGCGGCGCTGATCATTTTTGCCTGGACCCGTTGTGTGCGCAGCACAGCGCTGGTGCTGGGCTGTTCCTGCATCGCCGTGTTGTGGCAACTAGGGTTGATCGCGCGCCTGGGTTTTGAGCTGGACCCTTATTCGATTCTCGTACCCTTCCTGGTGTTCGCCATCGGCGTGTCCCATGGCGCGCAAAAAATGAACGGGATCATGCAAGACGTGGCCCGTGGCACCCATCGGCTGGTCGCTGCCCGCTACACCTTCCGGCGTCTGTTTCTGGCCGGGGTCACGGCGCTTGTGGCCGACGCCGTGGGCTTTGGCGTGTTGATGCTGATCGATATTCCGGTGATCCAGGACTTGGCGATCACGGCGTCCATCGGTGTTGCCCTGTTGGTGTTCACCAACTTGATCCTGCTGCCGGTGATGCTGTCTTACACCGGCGTCAGCCCCAATGCTGCGGCGCGCAGCCTGCGCAAAGAGCAGCGTGAAACGACCGGGATCTGGCGTTTGCTGGAGCGCTTTACCGAGCGTCGCTGGGCGACGGCACTGCTGCTGGGCTCGGCGCTCCTGACGGTGGCAGGCTTCGTTGTCAGCACCCATCTGAAGATCGGCGATCTGGATGCCGGGGCCTCGGAACTGCGGCCCAACTCGCGCTACAACCTGGATAACGCCTACATCAATAGCAAGTACTCGCTGTCTTCGGATCAGTTCGCGGTCATCGTCAAAACCAAGGCTGAAGGTTGTCTGGAGTACCAGACCCTGGTCGACGCCGATCGCCTGGGCTGGGTCCTGCAACAAGTACCGGGGGTGCAGAGCACGGTGTCTCTGGCCGATGCGGTGCGCAAGATTACGGCGGGCTCCTACGAGGGCAGCCCTAAGTGGATGTCGATTTCTCCCAACCAGGATGTACTCAACTACGCAGCACGGACCGCGAGCACCAGCAACCCTGAGCTATTCAACAACGACTGCTCGGTGATGCCGGTGGTGGCCTACCTCTCCGATCACAAGGCGCAGACCCTGGATCAAGTGGTACAGGCCGCGCAAGCCTTCGCCACCGCGCACAGCACGCCAGACCGCCAGTTCTTGCTGGCCGCCGGCAGCGCCGGGATCGAAGCGGCAACCAACATCGTGGTCAAGAAGGCCAACCTGACCATGCTGATGTACGTGTACGCGGCGGTCATCGTGCTGTGCTTCATCACCTTCCGCAGCTGGCGCGCGGTGGTGGTGGCCGTGGTGCCGCTGGTCATCACCTCGATTCTCTGCGAAGCGTTGATGGTGCTGCTGGGCATGGGCGTCAAGGTCGCGACTTTGCCGGTGATCGCGCTGGGGGTGGGCATCGGCGTCGACTACGCCCTTTATCTGTTGAGCATTCAGCTGGCCCGTCAACGCGCTGGCGACACATTGGCACAAGCCTACCGGCATGCCTTGCGCTTTACCGGCAAAGTCGTGGCGCTGGTGGGCGTGACCCTGGCGGCGGGTGTGATCACCTGGGCGTTCTCGCCCATCAAGTTCCAGGCTGACATGGGCATTCTGCTGACCTTCATGTTCCTCTGGAACATGCTGGGCGCCCTGGCCTTGATCCCGGCGCTATCGCACTTCCTGCTCAGGGATGTGCATGTCACCGGCTCACCGGTGGTCATGCCGGCGACCACGCAGACGTCAGTCGGCAACCCCTCCAAGGCCCGGACTGTGCAATCCGTACAGGCCGATCCGAACCCTGTCTGA
- a CDS encoding iron-containing alcohol dehydrogenase, giving the protein MTRRLLFNTTRSIIIERGAAARLAEQVQSMGYRSVLLVTDAGVLATGLLAPVERGFARLGIALQVFSNVQADPPESVILDAVHAARQCYADCVIGFGGGSSLDAAKLTALLARSEETLADIYGIDQTNGRRLPLILVPTTAGTGSEVTAISVVTTGEGQKNVVISPALLPDIALLDADLTLGLPRSVTAATGIDSMVHAIESFTSRHLKNPISDCLAREALRLLGDNLEHVCNHGSDAQAREQMLLGACLAGMAFANAPVAAVHALAYPLGARFHIPHGLSNSLVLAPVMRFNLQAAAPLYAELAAILLPQIQGSVTERAHALIDHLEALPVRLGLPTRLRDVGITLDDLDALAMDATKQTRLLNNNPREVTLDDIQAIYRQVF; this is encoded by the coding sequence ATGACGCGTCGCTTGCTGTTCAACACCACCCGATCGATCATCATCGAGCGCGGCGCCGCAGCGCGCCTTGCCGAACAAGTGCAGTCGATGGGGTACCGCTCCGTACTGCTGGTCACGGATGCCGGCGTCCTGGCAACCGGACTGCTGGCTCCGGTGGAACGCGGTTTCGCCCGCTTGGGCATCGCGTTGCAAGTATTCAGTAACGTCCAGGCCGACCCGCCGGAATCGGTGATTCTTGACGCAGTGCACGCCGCGCGGCAGTGCTACGCCGATTGCGTGATCGGTTTCGGGGGTGGCAGTTCTCTGGATGCGGCCAAGTTGACAGCGCTGCTGGCGCGCAGCGAAGAAACCCTGGCCGATATCTACGGCATCGACCAGACCAATGGCCGGCGCCTGCCGCTGATTCTGGTCCCCACCACCGCAGGCACCGGCTCTGAAGTCACTGCGATATCGGTGGTCACCACCGGCGAGGGTCAGAAGAACGTGGTCATCTCGCCAGCCCTGTTGCCGGACATCGCCTTGCTGGATGCGGACCTGACGCTGGGTCTGCCTCGCTCGGTCACGGCCGCGACGGGTATTGATTCCATGGTTCACGCCATCGAATCCTTTACTTCCAGGCACCTGAAGAACCCCATCTCCGATTGTCTGGCTCGCGAGGCACTGAGGTTATTGGGGGACAATCTTGAGCATGTGTGTAATCACGGCTCGGACGCGCAAGCGCGCGAGCAGATGTTGCTCGGTGCCTGCCTGGCGGGCATGGCGTTTGCCAATGCTCCGGTGGCTGCGGTGCATGCGCTGGCTTACCCGCTGGGCGCTCGTTTCCATATTCCCCACGGCCTTTCCAATTCGCTGGTGCTGGCACCGGTGATGCGTTTCAACCTGCAGGCAGCGGCACCGCTTTACGCCGAACTGGCCGCCATTCTGCTACCGCAAATACAAGGATCGGTGACCGAAAGAGCCCATGCACTGATCGATCACCTGGAAGCTTTACCTGTCCGTCTTGGTTTGCCGACCCGCCTGCGGGACGTGGGTATCACTCTGGATGACCTCGATGCTCTGGCGATGGATGCGACCAAACAGACGCGTTTGCTGAACAACAACCCTCGTGAGGTGACTCTGGACGACATACAGGCGATCTACCGCCAGGTCTTCTGA
- a CDS encoding SDR family NAD(P)-dependent oxidoreductase: protein MKLDNKVAVVTGAASGLGLATCKALAAAGAKVVGFDLDQQRLDAALDGMVGIAVDVSDEASVKAAIDAVVQRFGAVHVAVNCAGILGPCKTLSKGQLFPTELWNRVLGVNLTGTFNMIRHAALAMSTNTPNDSGERGVIINTASGAAREGQMGQAAYSASKAGVIGMTLPIARDLAEHGIRVVSLAPGLFESGMSAGMPAKVSETIVNGLLFPRRMGLPEEFAALVRHVVENAYLNALTLDIQCGTR, encoded by the coding sequence ATGAAACTGGATAATAAAGTAGCCGTCGTCACGGGCGCGGCATCGGGGCTTGGCCTGGCCACGTGCAAGGCGCTGGCGGCAGCCGGGGCGAAGGTGGTGGGGTTCGATCTGGATCAACAGAGGCTTGATGCAGCGCTGGATGGCATGGTCGGCATCGCCGTCGACGTGTCCGACGAAGCCAGTGTCAAGGCAGCTATCGACGCGGTGGTGCAACGCTTTGGCGCGGTGCATGTGGCGGTGAACTGCGCGGGGATCCTGGGGCCGTGCAAGACGCTTTCCAAGGGCCAGTTGTTTCCAACCGAGCTGTGGAACCGGGTGTTGGGGGTCAACCTCACCGGTACCTTCAACATGATCCGCCACGCGGCCCTGGCCATGTCCACAAACACACCCAATGACAGTGGCGAGCGCGGGGTGATCATCAACACGGCGTCGGGTGCTGCGCGTGAGGGGCAGATGGGGCAAGCGGCCTACAGTGCGAGCAAGGCCGGGGTCATCGGCATGACCTTGCCGATCGCCCGTGACTTGGCCGAACACGGGATCCGCGTGGTGAGCCTGGCACCGGGTCTGTTCGAGTCCGGCATGTCCGCGGGCATGCCGGCGAAAGTCTCCGAAACCATCGTCAACGGCCTGCTTTTTCCTCGGCGCATGGGCCTGCCGGAGGAATTTGCCGCGCTGGTGCGCCATGTGGTGGAGAACGCCTATCTCAATGCACTGACCCTGGATATTCAGTGCGGTACCCGTTGA
- a CDS encoding WD40/YVTN/BNR-like repeat-containing protein yields the protein MFKQLLRPPLLILATLLALPTFAQTGFVSPLDTPALQSAKAIQAPINALAKAGGRLIAAGQRGHILYSDNGASWTQAQVPVSSDLTALAFPDASQGWAVGHEGVVLHSTDAGKTWTKQLDGQQIARILLKQYGNPANPDDPEAQRLKQDAELFATQGADKPLLDVWFTDERRGFVTGAFNLILRTEDGGQTWTAWQDCVDNPRSMHLYGMRPAAGTLFMVAEQGLVLKLDPVSQRFVKIELPYEGTLFGLLGDDHLVLVYGLRGNALRSLDGGASWSTVDTGIKEGITSGLIAEDGSILLASQTGQLLRSTDRGATFSRVPLDRVAPNFALASAGDGAIALAGLGGVRVQSLQQNKKVGEL from the coding sequence GTGTTCAAACAACTCTTGCGGCCACCCTTGTTGATACTTGCCACGCTTCTGGCGTTGCCGACGTTCGCCCAGACGGGTTTCGTCTCGCCACTCGACACACCTGCGTTGCAAAGCGCCAAGGCGATCCAGGCACCCATCAACGCACTGGCCAAGGCCGGGGGACGGCTGATCGCGGCCGGCCAGCGCGGTCATATTCTTTATTCAGACAACGGCGCGAGCTGGACCCAGGCCCAGGTGCCCGTCAGCTCCGACCTGACGGCGCTGGCGTTTCCCGATGCCAGCCAGGGCTGGGCCGTTGGCCACGAAGGCGTTGTATTGCACAGCACCGACGCGGGCAAAACCTGGACCAAACAGCTCGATGGGCAGCAGATCGCCCGGATCCTGCTCAAGCAGTATGGCAACCCCGCCAACCCGGATGACCCGGAGGCGCAGCGCCTGAAGCAGGATGCTGAACTGTTCGCGACCCAGGGCGCCGATAAACCGCTGCTGGACGTGTGGTTTACCGATGAACGCAGGGGATTCGTGACCGGCGCCTTCAACCTGATCCTGCGCACCGAGGATGGCGGCCAAACCTGGACCGCCTGGCAGGACTGTGTCGACAACCCGCGCAGCATGCACCTGTACGGTATGCGTCCGGCAGCCGGCACGTTGTTCATGGTCGCCGAACAAGGTCTGGTGCTGAAGCTGGATCCTGTCAGCCAGCGCTTCGTCAAAATCGAACTGCCTTACGAGGGCACGCTGTTCGGCCTGCTCGGCGATGACCATCTGGTGCTGGTCTACGGCCTGCGCGGCAATGCCTTGCGCAGCCTTGATGGCGGGGCAAGCTGGAGCACGGTCGACACCGGCATCAAGGAAGGCATCACCAGTGGCTTGATCGCCGAAGACGGTTCGATCCTGCTCGCCAGCCAGACCGGTCAGTTGCTTCGTTCCACTGATCGTGGGGCGACATTCAGTCGTGTCCCGCTGGACCGTGTAGCACCCAATTTTGCACTGGCATCTGCTGGCGATGGGGCGATCGCCCTGGCCGGACTGGGTGGCGTGCGCGTGCAAAGCCTGCAACAGAACAAGAAAGTCGGAGAGCTGTGA
- a CDS encoding LuxR C-terminal-related transcriptional regulator: MLRTALLARLKLMHHCKLALVTGAAGYGKTTLMAQWRQDRLMAGAEVAWVSLTAEDKGYAAFCTALFEGLRRLGIEVDIDLIREDSTVPAMETCVAIIVEGAAMISKELYLIVDDYHHVEVPHAHKLIQKLLDQIPGNLHLVLASRVNPPLSLSRLRVMDQVVEIESAELPFDLTETRTFVEENLGTDKINADELSLIHDLTSGWPSCLQLIVIMLKNRPSTRSVLNDLVWRSSDLQSYLSEEVVAHLPKDLVEVAEALSIFRRFNAAMAVAVTGHTEAGELLQRMEDENLLIQRVDSEDRRTWYRFQPLFGEFLSARLERRGGDIRALHRLGAHWFAAHNCLTEAVRHASLGDDTDFAIRVIEAAAPATWSLEYLAPTLRLLERLPEDVLFSHQRLLFLACVTVSLTSRPARAKPWLDRLKASDLSAHPELISGLPLIHAAIAIQEDDSEHTIGLLEPVLDAPMENPFLRYMLLAALAVAYYTAGRYADARRLFDIHPIPPQDRGNDMALVAESARLTTYMISGEIGVAEPLVSELLERSTREGGHRSICANLCASLLADAFYELDRIDDARELIANRFGLLHSSVPEVIVRTNISRSRLDLLQKGPDAALTFLRQQIAHLRCLGQIRPVAQLLSEQIRVSLIKGQRNQAMELLQSLEELVRAHGSERGGRAELPAIAALSRARVLINEDSQAALQALKTVRDYAERFHRYRLTVLVDLLSAGVLEDLDCPEESLECLRRAVEAGQRLGLIRTLLDEGALSEKLLGRLARTPLEDPVRSYVDELISKLSGPCAPAAATTRARRTTTAGQEPQLTPREREILSLVAQAMSSKRIAHTLDITLDTVKWNLRNIYAKLGVSSRYDAMVWARNHKLID, encoded by the coding sequence GTGCTGCGTACTGCCCTGCTCGCCCGGCTCAAACTCATGCATCACTGCAAACTGGCGTTGGTCACCGGCGCCGCGGGCTACGGCAAGACGACCTTAATGGCCCAGTGGCGTCAGGATCGACTCATGGCGGGCGCGGAAGTTGCGTGGGTTTCGCTGACGGCCGAGGACAAGGGCTACGCCGCTTTCTGCACCGCGCTGTTTGAAGGGTTACGCCGCTTGGGAATCGAAGTGGACATCGACCTGATCCGCGAAGACAGCACGGTGCCTGCAATGGAAACCTGCGTCGCGATCATCGTCGAAGGGGCGGCGATGATCAGCAAGGAGCTCTATCTGATCGTCGATGACTACCACCATGTGGAAGTCCCCCATGCCCACAAGCTGATTCAAAAACTGCTCGACCAGATTCCGGGCAACCTGCACCTGGTACTGGCCTCGCGGGTCAATCCGCCGCTGAGCCTGTCGCGCCTGCGGGTCATGGACCAGGTGGTAGAAATCGAAAGTGCCGAGCTGCCGTTCGACCTGACCGAGACTCGCACCTTCGTCGAAGAGAACCTGGGCACCGACAAGATCAACGCCGATGAGCTGAGCCTGATCCATGACCTGACCAGCGGCTGGCCGTCGTGCCTGCAACTGATCGTGATCATGCTCAAGAACCGCCCCTCTACCCGATCGGTGCTCAATGACCTGGTCTGGCGATCCAGTGATCTGCAAAGCTATCTCAGCGAAGAAGTGGTGGCACACCTGCCAAAGGACTTGGTGGAAGTGGCCGAAGCGTTGTCGATCTTCCGTCGATTCAACGCTGCCATGGCGGTCGCCGTGACGGGGCATACCGAAGCCGGTGAACTGCTTCAGCGCATGGAAGACGAGAACCTTCTGATTCAACGGGTCGACTCCGAGGACCGGAGGACCTGGTATCGCTTCCAGCCGCTGTTCGGTGAATTCCTCAGCGCGCGCCTGGAACGTCGGGGCGGGGATATCCGCGCCCTGCACCGCCTCGGTGCCCATTGGTTCGCCGCGCACAACTGCCTCACCGAAGCGGTGCGCCACGCCAGCCTGGGTGACGACACCGATTTTGCGATACGAGTCATCGAAGCGGCAGCCCCCGCCACCTGGAGCCTTGAGTACCTCGCACCAACCTTGCGTTTGCTGGAACGCTTGCCCGAGGACGTGCTGTTTTCCCACCAACGCCTGCTGTTTCTGGCCTGCGTCACGGTTTCGCTGACTTCGCGTCCGGCGCGGGCAAAACCCTGGCTCGATCGTTTAAAGGCCAGTGACCTGAGCGCGCACCCCGAGCTGATCAGCGGCCTGCCGCTGATCCATGCGGCCATCGCCATACAGGAAGACGACAGCGAGCATACGATCGGCCTGCTGGAGCCTGTGCTCGATGCGCCCATGGAAAACCCCTTCCTGCGCTACATGCTGCTGGCGGCATTGGCCGTCGCCTATTACACCGCGGGACGCTATGCCGATGCCCGCCGCTTGTTCGACATTCATCCGATACCGCCGCAGGATCGCGGCAACGACATGGCGCTGGTCGCGGAATCGGCACGCTTGACCACCTATATGATCAGCGGTGAGATCGGCGTGGCCGAGCCGCTGGTATCCGAATTGCTGGAACGCTCCACCCGGGAGGGCGGACACCGTTCGATTTGCGCCAATCTCTGCGCTAGCCTTCTGGCCGATGCATTCTACGAGCTTGACCGGATCGATGACGCCCGCGAGCTGATTGCCAACCGCTTTGGCCTGCTGCACTCCTCCGTTCCCGAAGTCATCGTGCGCACCAACATCAGCCGCAGCCGTCTCGACCTGCTGCAAAAAGGTCCGGATGCCGCGCTGACCTTTCTGCGCCAGCAAATCGCTCATTTACGCTGCCTGGGACAGATTCGACCGGTGGCCCAGTTGCTGAGCGAACAGATCCGCGTGAGTCTGATCAAGGGCCAGCGCAATCAGGCCATGGAATTGTTGCAATCGCTCGAAGAGCTTGTCCGCGCCCACGGCAGCGAGCGCGGTGGCCGGGCGGAACTGCCGGCGATTGCCGCACTGTCGCGTGCACGGGTACTCATCAACGAGGATTCCCAGGCAGCCCTGCAGGCTTTGAAAACGGTGAGAGACTACGCCGAACGCTTCCACCGCTATCGCCTTACAGTGCTGGTCGACCTGCTGTCGGCTGGAGTTCTCGAAGACCTCGATTGTCCAGAAGAATCCCTCGAGTGTCTGCGTCGGGCCGTGGAGGCCGGACAGCGCCTTGGACTGATTCGCACCTTGCTGGACGAAGGTGCCTTGAGCGAGAAACTGCTTGGCCGTCTGGCCCGGACCCCTCTTGAAGATCCCGTGCGCAGCTATGTGGACGAACTGATCAGTAAACTCTCCGGCCCCTGCGCACCCGCTGCGGCGACCACACGTGCACGGCGCACGACAACAGCGGGGCAAGAGCCGCAACTGACGCCCCGGGAGCGCGAGATTCTCAGCCTTGTGGCTCAGGCCATGTCGAGCAAACGCATCGCCCATACTCTGGATATCACCCTGGACACCGTGAAATGGAACCTGCGCAACATCTACGCCAAGCTCGGGGTTTCCAGCCGATACGACGCCATGGTCTGGGCGCGTAACCATAAACTGATCGACTGA
- a CDS encoding DUF1302 domain-containing protein, producing MNNKNKSNQSHPTSSHALKATVVAMCAIACGSAAAVEIDTGNDDIQLRWDNTLRYNLGMRTEGQDKAILANPNNDDGDRNFDKHSLVNNRLDVLSEADLIYKQMYGARVSAALWYDDAYAGNLDNDSVATSNHLGSDGKPALGLSRYTDRYYEGPSGEIMDAFVFGETQLGDMPLKARLGRHTVNWGESLLGAGAIHGISYGQAPLDQGKALALPGIEAKELYLPRNQISTQLQVNPEWSFAAQYFFEWRPSRVPESGSYLGFADIYQQGGESFILSPTLRAIHGDDIEPRNSGDWGVMTRWSPEWLDGTLGFYVRQFSDTLPQVILLANARPQYFLNYADKIDMYGISLSKEIGGISVGADLNYRHNMPLVSSAARITSTAQLPDDGDILGARGDTLHGVLNAIGTVSPTPLFDSASWSTELTWSRWISVNDDPLNLFKGSSAYKAVPSNIDEVSRDAYGIAVNFTPTWYQVFPGGDLSMPISYSQGLSGNSAVASGGNKDAGSYAVGLGLDLYSRYRFDLKYVDYFGDYSTNPVTGAALTPSGSQALLEDRGAVFFTFKTTL from the coding sequence ATGAATAACAAGAACAAATCGAATCAAAGTCATCCCACCAGTTCTCATGCATTGAAGGCAACGGTCGTGGCCATGTGCGCGATTGCCTGCGGCAGCGCCGCTGCGGTCGAGATCGATACCGGCAACGACGACATCCAGCTGCGTTGGGACAATACCCTGCGCTACAACCTGGGTATGCGTACCGAAGGGCAGGACAAGGCGATCCTGGCGAACCCGAACAACGACGACGGCGATCGCAACTTCGATAAGCACAGCCTGGTCAATAATCGCCTGGACGTGCTTAGTGAGGCGGATCTCATTTACAAGCAAATGTACGGCGCGCGCGTCAGTGCCGCCCTCTGGTATGACGACGCCTATGCCGGCAATCTGGATAACGACAGCGTCGCCACCTCCAACCACCTTGGCTCCGACGGTAAACCGGCCCTGGGACTGAGCCGCTATACAGACCGCTATTATGAAGGCCCGTCCGGCGAGATCATGGACGCCTTTGTCTTTGGCGAAACCCAGCTCGGCGACATGCCGCTCAAGGCCCGCCTGGGCCGCCATACCGTGAACTGGGGTGAATCGTTGCTGGGCGCTGGCGCCATCCATGGCATTTCCTACGGTCAGGCGCCACTGGATCAGGGCAAGGCGTTGGCCCTGCCGGGGATCGAGGCCAAGGAGCTGTACCTGCCGCGCAATCAGATTTCCACGCAGTTGCAAGTCAACCCCGAGTGGTCTTTCGCTGCGCAGTATTTCTTCGAATGGCGGCCTTCGCGAGTTCCCGAATCCGGCAGCTATCTGGGTTTCGCTGATATCTACCAACAAGGTGGCGAGTCGTTCATCCTCAGCCCCACACTGCGTGCCATCCATGGCGACGACATCGAGCCGCGCAATTCCGGAGATTGGGGCGTGATGACTCGATGGAGTCCGGAGTGGCTGGACGGCACCCTGGGATTCTACGTGCGTCAGTTCTCCGACACCCTGCCGCAAGTGATCTTGCTGGCTAATGCCCGGCCGCAGTATTTCCTCAACTACGCCGACAAGATCGACATGTATGGCATCAGCCTGTCGAAGGAAATCGGCGGCATCAGTGTCGGTGCCGACCTCAACTATCGCCACAACATGCCGCTGGTCAGTTCGGCGGCGCGGATCACCTCGACCGCACAACTGCCGGATGACGGCGACATTCTCGGCGCCCGTGGCGACACCCTGCACGGTGTGCTCAATGCAATCGGCACGGTCAGCCCGACGCCGCTGTTCGACAGCGCCAGCTGGTCGACCGAGCTGACCTGGAGCCGCTGGATTTCGGTCAATGACGACCCGCTCAACCTGTTCAAGGGCTCGTCCGCCTACAAGGCAGTGCCGAGCAACATCGACGAAGTGTCCCGTGACGCCTATGGCATTGCCGTCAATTTCACCCCGACCTGGTATCAGGTGTTCCCCGGCGGCGACCTGTCGATGCCAATCAGTTACTCCCAGGGCCTTTCGGGTAATTCGGCGGTCGCTTCCGGCGGTAACAAGGACGCCGGCAGCTACGCGGTGGGCCTGGGGCTGGACCTCTACAGTCGCTACCGCTTCGATCTGAAGTACGTGGACTACTTCGGTGACTACTCGACCAACCCTGTGACCGGTGCGGCCCTGACGCCAAGCGGCAGCCAGGCGCTGCTGGAAGATCGCGGCGCGGTGTTCTTCACCTTCAAGACCACGCTCTGA